One part of the Polycyclovorans algicola TG408 genome encodes these proteins:
- a CDS encoding type II toxin-antitoxin system ParD family antitoxin has protein sequence MISADLGQQLEVFVKQLVESGRYGSKSEVLREGVRLIQDREARLAALDASIARGLTDAGAGRTVAADHVFDRLEAKYAAQAGKVA, from the coding sequence ATGATCAGCGCAGATTTGGGGCAGCAGTTGGAGGTCTTCGTGAAACAGCTCGTCGAGTCGGGCCGTTACGGCTCCAAGAGTGAAGTCCTGCGCGAGGGTGTCAGGCTCATTCAAGATCGCGAGGCCCGCTTGGCGGCCTTGGACGCTTCAATTGCTCGCGGACTGACCGATGCTGGGGCAGGGCGTACGGTTGCTGCCGACCACGTTTTTGATCGTCTTGAAGCCAAGTACGCCGCCCAGGCCGGCAAAGTTGCGTGA
- a CDS encoding type II toxin-antitoxin system RelE/ParE family toxin, with product MIVHLTAEAEADIEGIGDFIAKNNPQRALTFVRELRSKCLNLGDAPLAFPLVPRYEAHGVRRRVHGNYLIFYRAETERVVVIHVLHGARNYADILFADDV from the coding sequence GTGATCGTTCATCTCACAGCCGAGGCGGAGGCTGACATTGAGGGCATCGGCGACTTCATTGCCAAAAATAACCCTCAGCGAGCGCTCACTTTCGTGCGTGAGCTTCGCAGCAAGTGCCTGAATCTAGGCGATGCCCCATTGGCGTTCCCACTGGTGCCACGATACGAGGCGCATGGCGTGCGCCGGCGCGTCCACGGCAACTACCTCATCTTTTACCGCGCTGAGACCGAACGGGTGGTCGTCATCCATGTGCTGCACGGCGCCAGAAACTACGCAGACATTCTGTTTGCGGACGATGTGTAA
- a CDS encoding fatty acid desaturase translates to MNLGKDLGWQAGISIVGVAVLLVLGVIAMESYTLLIQRVPESALRGPHVLFDAAVLLLALLLLDRAHATPRAADGRGAAGVVPAPAMPSPRSGTRTLVARFARSDDRRASLQVASTLIPLGLLWWLVAVGHGWAVVLAVPVMSLFLLRAFALMHDCGHRSLFRRGALNAACGFVFGVLTGMPQYVWSRHHAYHHATNGNWSKYRGPLGTLSLEEFAQMSPARQQQYRRARWVGMAPLAGLMYLVVNPRLNWLRGCAALLVHLLRGGIAQPQVGWRAQARVFRTRHWASAAEFRHMSLNNLALLGLWAAMSSLIGASLFFTVYLLATALAGAAGIVLFTVQHNFDQAYASDDQGWDYETAALHGTSFLVLPGWLNWFTADIGYHHVHHLCARIPNYRLAACHAAHAERFTEVRRLSLADVLPSLRCLLWDREVRRIVSIDRGAR, encoded by the coding sequence ATGAACCTCGGCAAGGATCTCGGCTGGCAGGCGGGCATCTCCATCGTTGGTGTTGCCGTGCTGCTTGTGCTCGGCGTGATTGCGATGGAGAGCTACACGCTGCTGATTCAACGGGTGCCGGAATCGGCGCTGCGCGGGCCGCATGTGCTGTTCGACGCCGCCGTGCTGCTGCTCGCGCTGCTGCTGCTGGATCGCGCCCATGCAACGCCGCGCGCAGCGGACGGGCGCGGTGCCGCTGGCGTCGTGCCGGCCCCGGCGATGCCGTCGCCCCGGTCCGGCACGCGCACGCTCGTCGCGCGTTTCGCCCGTAGTGACGACCGCCGCGCGTCGCTGCAGGTGGCGAGCACGCTGATCCCGCTGGGCCTGCTGTGGTGGCTGGTGGCGGTGGGTCACGGCTGGGCGGTGGTGCTCGCCGTGCCGGTGATGAGCCTGTTCCTGCTGCGCGCGTTTGCACTGATGCACGACTGCGGCCATCGCAGCCTGTTCCGGCGCGGCGCGCTCAATGCCGCCTGCGGCTTTGTGTTCGGCGTGCTCACCGGCATGCCGCAATACGTATGGTCGCGGCATCACGCCTATCACCACGCCACCAACGGCAACTGGTCGAAGTACCGCGGGCCGCTGGGCACGCTGTCGCTGGAGGAGTTCGCGCAGATGAGCCCGGCGCGCCAGCAGCAGTACCGGCGTGCGCGCTGGGTCGGCATGGCACCGCTCGCCGGCCTGATGTACCTGGTGGTCAACCCGCGCCTGAACTGGCTGCGTGGCTGCGCGGCGCTGCTCGTGCATCTTCTGCGCGGTGGCATCGCGCAACCGCAGGTCGGCTGGCGCGCACAGGCGCGCGTGTTCCGAACCCGCCATTGGGCATCAGCGGCAGAGTTCCGCCACATGAGCCTCAACAACCTCGCTCTGCTCGGACTCTGGGCGGCGATGTCCAGCCTGATCGGGGCCTCGCTGTTCTTCACGGTCTATCTGCTGGCCACCGCGCTGGCGGGTGCGGCAGGCATCGTGCTGTTCACCGTCCAGCACAACTTCGACCAGGCCTATGCCAGCGACGATCAGGGCTGGGACTACGAAACCGCTGCGCTCCACGGCACCAGCTTCCTTGTGCTGCCGGGCTGGCTGAACTGGTTCACCGCCGACATCGGCTACCATCATGTTCATCACCTGTGCGCGCGCATCCCGAACTACCGGCTGGCCGCCTGTCACGCGGCGCATGCCGAGCGGTTCACCGAGGTGCGCCGCCTGAGTCTGGCCGACGTACTGCCCTCACTGCGCTGCCTGCTCTGGGATCGTGAGGTGCGGCGCATCGTGTCCATCGACCGCGGCGCGCGATGA
- a CDS encoding tyrosine-type recombinase/integrase, producing MNPHLERLNQLLAGRFGASEEDVLDVLFMLRAHWNLAAIVLCCRRLVELIDAYPAIEMEPAFSDQGRRIDLIRQIAGLEDVDPHFLDGHIQRNRQEATPLRPCTGDSGLCDLLLISAREGATPQQQHDFECGQVWFTWQIFHHQARIHRRDDYVLYLKSDGSLNLREGKASRVYSAFRALRDLGDLANAASAGNIANQLTSLTADSSRQLALLLKLAYSKRPQASIRKVLMREMGIDEPALQLRVAESRIVSADLARFVQLIWEAKSSDATDRTVITRQAIAREVRRVRVSRYEAYTNVWHELGDAGIHEGFAIEVLERHPPVEDDDESNEDDEDPGDGEGVEPSVVLFLGKDEPITGWYSAKSAQHHIERANALLPWPEWRLSASAIAAVVGVVRLESSESVSERRARLTIGLSLLTGRSLDEVSALSIAEGHSLDPEQKQSISVAITLPDYTLHVLAGRPELKTRNSLPQFCAPNATTLRLPLPSAWHALIDSLAGHTSRRNSKVLEKARVLLAAQPAPLQISARGVAGALKLALLQSGRDDLALVKVVTDASEANYANLIHYASFERVEVERLWRQIAIEWVGTLPEGPAAIETGERVGALHGIEIDKVSRLIAEIKLRFNAAVGEKRWAAVYNALATYLALWLGVATAGRRTRHPVPGTITQDGWALIRDKHRPDGSTDRYVPLRQTLIDQLAVVQSLSSALSMIDPTFTPPPSQHSHRLVELRFFQNPLDSTSYRPMYLHEVKFLRGLPVNFGRKLVRSDAEELPGRYKDAGLGHWVRGRHPWTLTSTFPTEKFRAEWLAVQQRLEVELGFEVLTLEGLPAQLQPAAHSLPARKSPTPAVEQAPLISDEEINELLMSSKANYHEAVFEWEVPSAEAVLGLATSAVNILASRNAPDLATKAEAICEYLRKRTKVPVFAARPRARFQRDWLVSEDEFRSFDYVQRRLLPAIDQDLAHLPEAETSESALQVDLGRLIAVAALRGGLACTSHIDAFLRFITSDQPVQAVGEARLIELQVRSVRTSDPMRRSVLLEPYFAALVSVERQRMRSFLSPDFNGPRAPTRYARWGAALRAYLGAIGAPNGITLSAFLAAVRQQIQFGSAPILAAYASGEILTDDLPVSEFRRLAGLKPAVDTRSVEEQAMSGRAPGSDDEDDMPSSLRTAKEDFAAEIGRRRSPYVREWQRVLKQKLAACDLPAQRLLCAFALFLADTHDSKVPGQISTRGRSQIATNLRVVWHGFVGFSEVTDDWAVIDDCTLQSLFELTAPHFSARTHHGAWARFRTFLHERGNEIGALGFEIGKLAGSAARLVSAKILSATEIQRIRQVLQSVQSGIGTADNRQAAVRHFALTTATGARRAETEKLRWIDFDDDMIRIREYEGRRLKTASAQRALPKGLMDAELSSLFDESRSLGTGKPIDGAPGHDASGDNFFDRVAKAMKAATGDIDMGPHHLRHTKASALLLGMLANAVDLDRLSIDLPWVNGLLPPPDQQAALLGSAGQCGQGAKAISAMLGHLHETTTLRHYTHTLCVGLHAYLLGLPSIPLHIAFAQRINSRATLARYFSDARTKGLCAVRHLRDRLEESAQEQYTSPTGVKGGQTLVWRDESPLILRTIVTGDPNGAGSAEALIAQFEAAHTHLMEGKGEPPADIDSIRNALHAIASIRSGKKGSTLPRHPMPLSDPAGTPLPVMIVAGVPVRHAQVLLLWLLQLKADRPEDYRWLIEKWLYYSDAQEGSMRLDGEADLERLKAMPHDAGIALETRQVSVAKSRKGVASQPRYRLRIRFPVECDTDGVREAEHGRRAAGAIRWAMTWWVALHESELFAR from the coding sequence GTGAACCCTCACTTAGAGCGCCTCAATCAGCTGTTGGCCGGACGGTTCGGTGCCAGCGAAGAAGACGTTCTCGATGTGCTGTTCATGCTCCGGGCGCACTGGAACCTCGCAGCCATCGTCCTGTGTTGCCGCAGGCTGGTCGAACTGATCGACGCATACCCGGCGATTGAAATGGAGCCGGCATTCTCCGATCAGGGCCGGCGTATCGATCTCATCCGCCAAATTGCGGGTCTTGAAGACGTTGACCCGCACTTCCTGGACGGCCACATCCAGCGCAATCGACAAGAAGCAACGCCCCTCCGGCCCTGCACCGGAGACAGCGGTCTGTGTGATCTGCTGCTGATTTCCGCGCGCGAGGGCGCAACGCCTCAGCAGCAGCACGACTTCGAGTGCGGGCAAGTCTGGTTCACCTGGCAGATATTTCACCACCAGGCCCGAATCCATCGACGGGATGACTATGTTCTTTATTTGAAGAGCGACGGGAGCCTGAACCTTCGGGAAGGCAAGGCCAGCAGGGTCTACTCCGCCTTTCGGGCGCTTCGGGATCTCGGTGACCTGGCCAACGCTGCCAGCGCGGGCAACATCGCCAACCAGTTGACATCGCTGACGGCGGACAGCTCGCGGCAGCTCGCACTGCTGCTGAAGCTCGCCTACTCCAAACGACCCCAGGCCAGCATTCGTAAAGTGCTGATGCGCGAGATGGGTATCGATGAGCCTGCACTTCAGTTGCGAGTTGCAGAATCGCGCATCGTAAGCGCAGACCTTGCGCGGTTCGTGCAGCTCATTTGGGAGGCCAAGAGTTCCGATGCGACCGACAGAACCGTCATCACCCGCCAAGCAATTGCGAGGGAGGTGAGAAGAGTCAGGGTGTCGCGATATGAGGCGTACACAAACGTCTGGCACGAACTCGGCGACGCAGGAATCCACGAAGGCTTCGCCATCGAAGTCCTCGAGCGTCATCCCCCGGTTGAAGACGATGATGAAAGTAACGAGGACGACGAGGATCCCGGAGACGGCGAGGGGGTAGAGCCCTCTGTGGTCCTTTTCCTCGGCAAGGACGAGCCGATTACCGGTTGGTATTCGGCGAAATCCGCGCAGCATCACATTGAGCGCGCAAACGCCTTGCTCCCATGGCCCGAGTGGCGCTTGTCCGCCTCAGCAATTGCAGCGGTGGTAGGCGTGGTGCGGCTGGAATCGAGCGAGAGTGTGAGCGAGAGGCGGGCCAGGCTCACGATTGGCCTAAGTTTGCTCACCGGGCGCTCACTTGACGAGGTTTCGGCCCTCTCCATCGCTGAGGGCCATTCGCTGGACCCAGAGCAGAAGCAGAGTATCTCCGTAGCAATCACGCTGCCGGACTACACCTTGCACGTGCTGGCCGGCCGACCAGAACTCAAGACCCGCAATTCGCTGCCGCAGTTTTGTGCGCCCAACGCCACCACCTTGCGCTTGCCCCTGCCGTCGGCATGGCATGCCCTCATTGATTCGCTGGCCGGCCACACGTCGCGCCGAAATTCCAAAGTACTGGAAAAGGCGCGAGTGCTGCTGGCCGCGCAACCGGCACCTTTACAGATCAGCGCGCGAGGCGTTGCAGGCGCCCTCAAATTAGCCCTGCTACAAAGTGGTCGCGACGATTTGGCGCTGGTCAAGGTGGTGACTGACGCGAGCGAGGCGAACTACGCCAATCTGATCCACTACGCCTCGTTCGAGCGTGTCGAAGTTGAAAGACTATGGCGCCAGATCGCTATTGAATGGGTAGGGACCCTCCCCGAGGGGCCGGCGGCCATCGAGACAGGCGAGCGTGTCGGCGCCCTGCATGGCATCGAAATCGACAAGGTCTCCAGGCTCATCGCCGAGATCAAGCTGCGCTTTAATGCTGCAGTAGGCGAGAAGCGATGGGCGGCGGTCTACAACGCCTTGGCCACATATCTTGCGCTTTGGTTAGGCGTTGCCACCGCCGGCCGGCGCACGCGACATCCGGTCCCGGGAACCATCACCCAGGACGGGTGGGCGCTGATTCGGGACAAGCATCGGCCGGATGGCTCGACAGACCGATATGTCCCCTTACGTCAGACCTTGATTGACCAGCTGGCGGTGGTGCAGTCCCTCAGCTCAGCGCTGTCGATGATCGATCCGACTTTCACGCCCCCGCCATCGCAGCACAGTCATCGCCTCGTCGAGCTGCGTTTTTTTCAGAACCCGCTGGACAGCACGTCCTACCGGCCGATGTACCTGCACGAGGTCAAGTTTCTTCGAGGGCTGCCAGTCAATTTCGGTCGAAAGCTGGTCCGATCCGATGCCGAGGAGTTGCCTGGCCGGTACAAGGACGCCGGATTGGGCCACTGGGTGCGCGGACGGCATCCATGGACGCTGACATCGACATTTCCGACCGAGAAATTTCGAGCAGAGTGGCTCGCCGTTCAGCAACGTCTGGAAGTTGAGCTGGGATTCGAGGTGTTGACGCTGGAAGGGCTGCCAGCCCAATTGCAGCCAGCTGCGCATTCGCTGCCAGCACGCAAATCACCGACACCGGCGGTCGAGCAAGCGCCCTTGATCAGTGATGAGGAGATCAACGAGCTGCTCATGAGCAGCAAGGCCAATTATCACGAGGCTGTCTTCGAATGGGAGGTGCCGTCAGCCGAGGCTGTTCTTGGTTTGGCGACGAGTGCCGTCAATATTTTGGCGAGCCGAAATGCGCCTGATCTGGCGACCAAGGCTGAAGCGATTTGTGAATACCTGCGCAAGCGCACCAAGGTGCCCGTGTTTGCCGCCCGGCCGCGAGCCCGGTTCCAACGCGACTGGCTGGTCAGCGAAGACGAATTCAGAAGCTTCGACTACGTCCAGCGAAGGCTCTTGCCAGCCATTGATCAGGATCTTGCTCACCTGCCTGAGGCAGAGACCAGCGAGTCCGCGTTACAGGTCGATCTCGGCCGGCTGATCGCAGTTGCCGCCCTACGTGGCGGCTTGGCCTGCACTTCCCATATTGATGCGTTTCTCCGCTTTATCACTAGTGATCAGCCGGTACAGGCCGTCGGCGAGGCGCGTCTGATTGAACTCCAGGTGAGGTCGGTTCGCACCAGTGATCCCATGAGGCGCAGCGTTCTACTCGAGCCCTACTTCGCGGCATTGGTGTCGGTGGAACGTCAGCGGATGAGGTCATTCCTGAGTCCGGATTTCAATGGTCCTCGGGCGCCGACACGTTATGCCCGCTGGGGCGCCGCATTACGCGCCTATCTTGGCGCCATTGGCGCGCCGAACGGCATCACCCTGTCGGCATTTCTCGCCGCAGTTCGCCAGCAGATCCAGTTTGGCTCGGCGCCGATACTCGCCGCTTACGCCAGCGGCGAAATCCTCACGGATGATCTTCCTGTCAGCGAATTTCGTCGACTTGCGGGGCTGAAGCCGGCGGTCGATACCCGTTCGGTTGAAGAGCAGGCGATGAGCGGGCGTGCGCCGGGCTCCGACGACGAGGACGATATGCCCTCCAGTCTGCGAACCGCCAAAGAGGATTTTGCGGCTGAGATTGGTCGGCGCCGCAGTCCTTATGTTCGCGAGTGGCAACGGGTGCTGAAGCAAAAGCTCGCCGCCTGTGATTTGCCTGCGCAGCGACTGTTGTGTGCTTTCGCACTTTTCCTGGCGGACACCCACGACAGCAAGGTGCCCGGGCAAATCAGCACACGAGGGCGGAGTCAGATTGCAACTAATCTGCGGGTCGTCTGGCATGGCTTCGTCGGTTTCTCCGAAGTCACTGACGATTGGGCGGTCATTGATGACTGCACTTTGCAGTCGCTGTTTGAGCTCACGGCACCGCATTTCTCGGCTCGCACGCATCACGGTGCCTGGGCGCGGTTTCGGACCTTTCTGCACGAACGCGGCAACGAAATTGGGGCATTGGGCTTTGAGATCGGCAAGCTTGCAGGGTCAGCAGCACGACTTGTCAGCGCCAAGATTCTTTCGGCGACCGAAATTCAGCGCATCAGACAGGTGTTGCAGTCCGTTCAGTCGGGGATCGGTACGGCAGACAATCGCCAAGCGGCTGTCCGGCATTTCGCGCTGACCACGGCCACGGGCGCCCGCCGCGCAGAGACCGAGAAGTTGAGGTGGATTGATTTTGACGACGACATGATCCGCATTCGTGAATACGAGGGCCGACGGCTCAAAACCGCCTCCGCACAGCGGGCCCTGCCAAAGGGGCTGATGGATGCGGAGTTATCGTCACTCTTTGACGAATCGCGTTCACTGGGCACAGGCAAGCCGATTGACGGTGCACCGGGTCACGATGCTTCAGGTGACAATTTTTTTGACCGCGTCGCAAAGGCAATGAAAGCGGCGACCGGCGACATTGATATGGGGCCTCACCACCTGCGCCACACCAAGGCCAGTGCGCTGCTGCTCGGCATGCTTGCCAATGCCGTTGATCTTGATCGGTTGTCGATTGATCTGCCGTGGGTCAATGGCCTGCTGCCACCGCCGGACCAGCAAGCTGCGTTGCTGGGTTCGGCGGGGCAGTGCGGACAAGGCGCAAAGGCCATCAGCGCCATGCTCGGTCATTTGCACGAGACCACCACCCTGCGCCATTACACCCACACGCTCTGTGTGGGACTCCATGCTTATCTGCTTGGATTACCGTCGATCCCATTACACATCGCATTTGCCCAACGAATCAACAGTCGCGCAACGCTGGCCCGCTATTTTTCGGATGCCCGGACCAAGGGCCTCTGCGCGGTGAGACATCTGCGTGACCGATTGGAAGAATCAGCACAGGAGCAGTACACCAGTCCGACAGGGGTGAAGGGTGGCCAGACTCTGGTCTGGCGAGACGAGTCGCCGTTGATTCTCCGAACTATCGTGACGGGAGATCCCAATGGGGCGGGATCAGCTGAGGCCCTGATCGCACAGTTTGAAGCCGCGCATACCCATCTGATGGAAGGCAAAGGGGAGCCCCCCGCCGATATCGACTCCATCCGCAACGCACTGCACGCCATCGCATCCATCAGGTCCGGCAAGAAGGGCTCGACATTGCCGAGGCACCCTATGCCCCTGAGTGATCCAGCAGGGACACCGCTACCCGTGATGATTGTGGCCGGAGTTCCAGTCCGGCACGCCCAAGTGTTGTTGTTATGGCTCCTGCAATTGAAAGCGGACCGACCTGAAGACTATCGCTGGCTGATCGAAAAGTGGCTGTATTACAGCGACGCTCAAGAGGGCTCAATGCGGTTGGATGGCGAAGCGGATCTCGAGCGACTGAAGGCCATGCCGCATGACGCCGGCATCGCTCTTGAGACCAGGCAGGTTTCGGTCGCAAAGTCACGAAAGGGCGTTGCCAGCCAACCACGCTATCGACTCCGGATCCGGTTCCCTGTCGAATGCGACACAGATGGAGTGCGCGAAGCCGAGCACGGACGCAGAGCAGCCGGGGCCATTCGCTGGGCGATGACGTGGTGGGTGGCGCTCCATGAGTCTGAGCTGTTCGCGAGATAG
- a CDS encoding type II toxin-antitoxin system VapC family toxin produces the protein MNRELVALDTNVIVRFLMADDPAQARRAKALIAAGPVWVTSTVLLECEWVLRSGYGCTSQDIADHLLAFLGLPQVQMAEPEAVSESLNGYRAGLDFADALHLALSGPATQFASFDRKLVKKAGSLQTRKLRLP, from the coding sequence ATGAATCGCGAACTGGTGGCGCTGGACACTAATGTCATCGTACGTTTTTTGATGGCCGACGACCCCGCGCAGGCTCGGCGCGCGAAGGCATTAATTGCTGCGGGGCCAGTTTGGGTGACGTCGACCGTGCTACTGGAATGCGAATGGGTGTTGCGAAGCGGTTATGGCTGCACCTCACAAGATATCGCCGACCATCTGCTTGCATTCCTGGGACTGCCGCAGGTGCAAATGGCAGAGCCTGAGGCTGTCTCAGAATCCCTGAATGGCTACCGGGCAGGGCTCGACTTTGCTGACGCGCTCCATCTGGCGCTGTCTGGCCCTGCAACACAGTTCGCCAGTTTTGACCGGAAGTTGGTCAAGAAGGCTGGGTCATTGCAAACCCGCAAGCTTCGGCTGCCCTAG
- a CDS encoding AbrB/MazE/SpoVT family DNA-binding domain-containing protein produces METAQLSSKGQLVLPQRVRNAHGWAAGTVFEVKELPEGVLLSPLSSAPVFAPTRLDDVFGIGRGTGKGRRLSLKQMDEAVQTEAARRR; encoded by the coding sequence ATGGAAACCGCACAACTGTCCAGCAAGGGCCAATTGGTGCTGCCGCAGCGGGTGCGCAATGCGCATGGTTGGGCAGCAGGCACCGTGTTTGAAGTAAAGGAACTGCCTGAGGGCGTACTGCTATCGCCCCTGTCGTCGGCGCCCGTGTTTGCGCCCACCCGCCTCGACGATGTGTTTGGTATCGGCAGGGGCACGGGTAAGGGGCGGCGTCTGTCGCTCAAGCAGATGGACGAGGCCGTGCAGACGGAGGCGGCGCGCCGGCGATGA